CAGTTTCAGAAAAAGGTCTCAAGATAAAAACCTATTACTGCACAGACATAGGTGTCCTTTACACTTTATCTAAAAATCCCGCTGCTAACATTATTCACGTTCTAGATGCCCACAAGAACCGAAGTAGCGTATTCAACTCATTTAGAAAGCTCTACACCGTTTGGGGACATGAAACTTTTGCTAGGTTTCTTAAGAATATTAGTGATTTTTTCCCAATGATGCAAAAAGAGGGAATAGAAACAGCAATCAGCTTTCTATTAGTGAAATCCATGATGGATGCGAAAGCTCTAGACCCTAAAACGCGCACTAAAAACGCCAAAGCAGCAATGAAAGAATTCCCAAACGCCAAACGATTAGTAAAAGAATGGTCAAACAACATTAAAGAAGTGCTTTAGAAAACCGTGATTTTACTCTCTCACAATTCCCTCAAAAAAAAGAAACTCGCCCCAAGTTTAAGCGTACAGTTTTGTCAGTAACTATCAAGTGAAGTGCTCGGCGTCGCTTGCGCTCCGCCTCGAACGTTCCAGACGACGACGCGTAAAGGATAGACGCATCAAAGCTTAAGGAAAGAACACTGAATTGTCCTTACGATATCTTCTCCTAGCTACTTTCGCGATTGAGTCTGCTATACCATCTAAATCTCTTTCAATAGCGTCATTCGTGATTCTTATAGTGCTCTTTTCGTCATTTTGTGAGAAGGAATCACGCTCCAAGTCAGAATAAAGCTGTTTAGGATTTAACAAGTGGTGCCTTCCGTCTATCTCTATGTTTAATCTTGCCCATGGAATGGAAATATCGACGTGCTTGTACCCATCGTAGTCCTCTAACTTATTTTTGATACCTCTTTTTCTAAGAGCCTCAGAGAGACTTCTCGCTTGTGGTGTAATCTTTGGCTGTGGTTTATCGGCGTTTCTTGCCATCTTTTGATGATAGATACAAAGGGGCTTGCCATAATATCTCTTAGAGTATTCAAAGACTTGCTCACTTATTGTTTCCTTGCAAATGCTGCAGTAGCAACGCATGCTTTGCTTTTATGGACTGATTTGAATTTAAGTTTTCTTTTCATTAAAAATCTAAGCCTTGGCTTTCTTTAGGAGGTAAAGCGCCTCGGGAAACTCGATGCGCTCGTGGAACCCCCCAGAGGGTGCCCCCCGCGTGCTCCGAGCCTCTCCCTCGGCGCAACAAGAGGGCGAAAATGAAACAATTGATTTAAAGAAAGAGGCTTTACTATTAGCTATGTTTCTGCGAAATGATAAGAAGGAATGGAATCCAAGAATTGTTGTTCCCAGATAAATAAGATGTAAAGCTATAGCGCATTTTTTTACTTTTTATATACTCGTTTCTTCATGAACGCTTCGAGGAAAAAAATTTTCTTTTATAGGCCTCAATAGACATGGTTCCCATAGAAGAATTGCAGCTTCTACATACAGGTCTCAAATTGGTGAGCCTGTCAGTGCCACCCTTGAAAACTGCTCTGTTGTGCCCCACATCAAAATCCATAACATGAATTGGTTTCTTGCAGACATAGCATTTCCCCTCCGCGTTTTTCACACCGATGTATTTTTTCCAAACCTGTTCTTTGACGGCTTTAGGGATTCCTTTTCTAATCTTCTTCTTAGAAGTAGGTTCAAACATTTCCCTAATCTTCTCTTTTGTAATCTTGGGAGAGTCAAGAAGAGCTTTGATGACTTCTTTTTTAGGCAACTTGTATTCGGGTTGACCAAAGGTATAAAGCTTTTTTCCCACTAGCGATATTCCGTTCTGGTTTGCCAATGTGCTAAGCTCTTTCATTTTTAGCTTCCGAAGAAGGTCCTCTTTCGTTAACACTATTGACGCCCCCATGAACATTACGGTCTTTCTTTCCTAAAAAACTTTTTAGAATTTCGAGTGGCTATGCTTGTTTTTAGGTGTGCTTTTTGTTGAGAAAGAGTTAGCGGGAGAGTAGAAGAAGGTTGGAGTTGACGTGTGTGGATTTAGGGCTTAAGACTCCCAGAAAACTTACAAACAGTAAGACCACACTAATCAGGAAATTCCGAATCGTTATATTTGAAGCGTCGCCCATTCAGCGAAGCAAGCATTAATCTGCTCAGCTATCAGCTCTACAGTCTATATTTCAACATCGAAATCAAGCAAAGACGCACCAATAAAGCCCAATACCCACCAAGAATGAGCTTTGAGCTTCTCCCTCCTAGGAAGAGGTCAAACTGAATTATGCTGGATTTAGAAATGCAAAGACGCAGTATCAAGAAGGGCAGGGAGTAATTACGTAGTGAAGGTTCGGAATAGGGCGCCCCATGGGAGACTCTTTTCGTTTGTGTGCGTATAAGCAGGGAGAAACTTGGTTAATCTTACTTGTCGAGTTACAATGAACGGTCTGGAAAGCAACTTATTCCACAGCTCTAAACCACGCTTAAAACCGTATTTTTCAATCAGGCGCTTCCAAGAGGCTACGAATGCGGGGAAAACCCAGCTGTAGCCCCAGCTCATGCGTTCAAAACTCTGCTTAGTCAAATAATTACCTATCAAATAGAAACAAATGCCCTTCAACCCTTTAGGTGTCTCATACAAACTTCTAATGTCCACAATAGGCGACATATGAATTTCAGCCCATTGTTCGCTTAGCCATTTCTGAGGTATGAACTTCCCTCTGAAAACGATGTGCAAAACGCCGTTGCCCTCGTTAGTGCGAATCTTCCAATACTTCATCTTAAAACGGTACTTTCGGAAAATCCGCATCTTCAAAGCCCTAAAATGCTCATTCAACTTCTTGTCAAAACCCAACCGCTTAGCCTCATCACTCGTAGTTAAAGTAGCAAATCTTAGGCGTTCGCTTCTACTCTTGCCAACAGTTAACCCGCTCATCAAACGCTGAAAAGCTCTACGCTGCTTCTTAGTATAACCACCATTTTCAGCAACGCACTTCCTTAAGTCAAAATCAAACTTCTTGACCGAGCCATCTCTAGAAACAAAATAACCATCACGCCTATCCTCAGAATCCAACATACGCCGAGGACAAAAGAGACACCTAAACAATCACAGCAAAGAAAAAAAAAGGGAAAGTTGGTGCGGGAGAAATCACCATAGAAAGCAGGAGTGAGCTACCTCGGCACATGTTTTTGGGAGTTACCAAATCAACAGTGAAGTTAGGTGTTTTAAAGTTTTCTGAAATGAAGCATCGAGAGTTCTGGGGGTTTGCTTGGTAAAGGTCTTGTTGGATTCGGAATCCGAGTATGAGATAGGTAAAAATGGGAAACATTGCTTAATAACGGTGACTGAGCTGTTACGCAAATGAGAGGAGGATTCAAGATGGGAAAGAAGGCTGTCATAACTGTCGAGTTGGTTGCCGAAAGCGTCACAAGCTCGAACAGGGCGATTGCGGAAGAAATGCTTCAATGGTTCAAGGACCAAGCAGTGCCCGCGCCATGGATTAAAGAAGTAAAGTCAATAAGGGTGCAGGACGCTTAAATGCCGAACAATGCCACGTGATGGGTTAGAAAATATCCTATCAACGCGCTGGCTAAGAAGCACGCGAACATTATTAGCCGATCATGCTTGTGCTCGTTTTCAAACTCGCTCTTTTCCGATTCGTGCAACGGCACGCACCTCTGGTTATTGTTTTGTGCTCTGCAGGGGAAAGGTTTTATGAAGGAGCAATCAATATTTCAG
This Candidatus Bathyarchaeota archaeon DNA region includes the following protein-coding sequences:
- a CDS encoding HNH endonuclease is translated as MLTKEDLLRKLKMKELSTLANQNGISLVGKKLYTFGQPEYKLPKKEVIKALLDSPKITKEKIREMFEPTSKKKIRKGIPKAVKEQVWKKYIGVKNAEGKCYVCKKPIHVMDFDVGHNRAVFKGGTDRLTNLRPVCRSCNSSMGTMSIEAYKRKFFSSKRS
- a CDS encoding DUF559 domain-containing protein translates to MRCYCSICKETISEQVFEYSKRYYGKPLCIYHQKMARNADKPQPKITPQARSLSEALRKRGIKNKLEDYDGYKHVDISIPWARLNIEIDGRHHLLNPKQLYSDLERDSFSQNDEKSTIRITNDAIERDLDGIADSIAKVARRRYRKDNSVFFP